In the Adlercreutzia equolifaciens DSM 19450 genome, one interval contains:
- a CDS encoding restriction endonuclease subunit S: MTWEQRKLEEVATFGGGHTPSMADPCNYENGSIPWITSQDVKSQRLDKTTTLITDKGAAELNLYPVGSLVVVVRSGILRHTLPVAELQKPMTVNQDIRVIVPTEALSSHWLLGYLEGNSRNLLLKFGKVGTTVESINFSEMKSMGLMMPSREEQSRIGSLFAKLDSLIALHQRERLPTR; this comes from the coding sequence ATAACTTGGGAACAGCGTAAGCTAGAGGAAGTGGCGACGTTCGGCGGTGGGCACACTCCGTCCATGGCGGATCCTTGCAATTATGAGAATGGAAGCATTCCGTGGATAACGTCCCAGGACGTCAAGAGCCAGCGCCTCGACAAGACTACGACTCTCATAACAGACAAGGGGGCGGCGGAACTTAATCTATATCCAGTTGGATCTCTCGTGGTTGTTGTGCGAAGCGGAATTCTTCGGCACACGCTTCCTGTGGCTGAGCTGCAAAAACCCATGACCGTCAACCAGGATATTCGCGTCATCGTTCCAACCGAAGCATTATCTAGCCACTGGCTTTTGGGGTACCTCGAAGGAAACAGCAGAAACTTGTTGCTTAAGTTCGGAAAGGTCGGTACGACCGTCGAGAGCATCAATTTCTCGGAGATGAAAAGCATGGGACTGATGATGCCGTCGAGGGAGGAGCAGTCCCGCATTGGCTCCCTCTTCGCCAAGCTCGACTCGCTCATCGCCCTTCATCAGCGTGAGCGGTTGCCGACTAGATGA
- a CDS encoding site-specific integrase — MLNELTPNDTFCDYYQQWVAMYKEGAVRDVTLSKYRLTCAWLQRLIPLLTLAELNRITYQKLLNDYAVSHERQTTMDFHHQLKGAVLDAVDEGLVERDPTRKAIIKGKSPRAKKQKYLNQFELHRLLNDLDLGPEVSWDWLILLIAKTGLRFSEAIALTPDDFEFSRQVVSVNKTWDYKTGTGFVPTKNRSSVRKVQLDWQLVIQFSELTKRLPHDAPIFVEGKVYNSTANSVLERHCKRADVPVISVHGLRHTHASLLLFAGVSIASVAKRLGHASMNTTQKTYLHIIQELENQDVDLVMRSISSLI; from the coding sequence ATGCTCAACGAACTCACGCCCAACGACACGTTCTGCGATTATTACCAGCAGTGGGTGGCCATGTACAAGGAGGGGGCCGTGCGCGACGTCACGCTCAGCAAGTATCGGCTTACCTGTGCGTGGCTGCAACGGCTCATCCCCTTGCTGACCCTCGCGGAACTCAATCGTATTACTTATCAGAAGCTGCTGAACGACTACGCCGTCAGCCACGAGCGGCAGACGACGATGGACTTCCACCACCAGCTGAAGGGCGCTGTCCTCGATGCTGTCGACGAGGGTCTGGTGGAACGTGACCCAACGCGCAAGGCCATCATCAAGGGCAAATCCCCGCGTGCCAAAAAACAGAAGTACCTCAACCAATTCGAGTTGCACCGCCTTCTGAACGACCTCGACCTGGGACCCGAGGTGAGCTGGGACTGGCTCATCCTCCTCATTGCGAAGACAGGGCTGCGGTTCTCCGAGGCCATTGCACTGACGCCCGATGACTTCGAGTTCAGCCGCCAGGTTGTTTCGGTTAACAAGACCTGGGACTACAAAACGGGAACAGGCTTTGTTCCCACCAAGAATCGCTCCTCCGTGCGCAAGGTGCAGCTCGACTGGCAGCTGGTCATTCAGTTTTCCGAGCTCACCAAAAGGCTTCCCCACGATGCGCCGATCTTTGTGGAAGGGAAGGTCTACAACTCCACCGCGAACAGCGTGCTAGAACGCCATTGCAAGCGAGCCGACGTGCCCGTCATCTCCGTGCATGGACTGCGCCACACCCACGCATCGCTGCTCCTGTTCGCCGGCGTCTCCATCGCCAGCGTCGCCAAGCGCCTCGGGCACGCCAGCATGAACACCACGCAGAAGACTTACTTGCACATCATCCAGGAGCTCGAGAACCAAGACGTCGACCTCGTGATGCGCTCGATCTCCAGCCTCATCTAG